One Deinococcus carri genomic window carries:
- a CDS encoding BMP family ABC transporter substrate-binding protein, producing MRRFPLLLLTPLLTLCTAQAASFTVGLAFDLGGRSDQGFNQAAYQGAKRAIDETGGAVQTFEPRTLAEVGRGIPSMASKGAGIVVGVGFSNNAAITAAAAKNPGVRFVTVDDLPKGPNTTGLRFREQEGSFLAGYLAGKQSATGRIGFIGGVDLPVIRRFRAGFEAGVKFACAACQVRSVYVSTTSQGFSDSATARRLAAQLLAGGHDIIYAAAGASGQGVIEQIKAQPCLKAANLPAGVKFRANPYADVPRGPAEQKACAGDTRPTFFIGVDTNQNALGDFDKNPATLNHGLTSMVKRVDNAVYAVIKDVAEGRPWRSGDRSFGLSNGGISLATDQYNKALIPDDLQNSLKKLEGLIVSGTVKVPAK from the coding sequence GCTGCTGCTCCTTACCCCGCTGCTCACCCTCTGCACCGCCCAGGCGGCGTCCTTTACCGTTGGCCTGGCCTTTGACCTGGGGGGACGCAGTGACCAGGGCTTCAACCAGGCGGCCTACCAGGGGGCCAAGCGGGCCATCGACGAGACGGGCGGCGCGGTGCAGACCTTTGAACCCCGGACGCTGGCGGAGGTGGGTCGCGGGATTCCCAGCATGGCGTCCAAGGGGGCCGGAATCGTGGTGGGCGTCGGCTTCTCGAACAACGCGGCGATCACGGCGGCCGCGGCAAAGAACCCCGGCGTCCGCTTTGTGACCGTGGACGACCTGCCCAAGGGGCCGAACACCACCGGGCTGCGCTTCCGCGAGCAGGAGGGCAGCTTCCTGGCCGGGTATCTGGCGGGCAAGCAGAGCGCCACGGGCCGGATCGGGTTTATCGGCGGCGTGGACCTGCCGGTGATTCGCCGCTTCCGCGCGGGCTTCGAGGCAGGCGTGAAGTTCGCCTGCGCCGCCTGCCAGGTCAGGAGCGTGTACGTCAGCACGACCAGCCAGGGATTCAGCGACTCCGCCACGGCCCGCCGGCTTGCCGCGCAGCTCCTGGCGGGCGGCCACGACATCATCTACGCGGCAGCCGGGGCCAGCGGCCAGGGCGTGATCGAGCAGATCAAGGCGCAGCCCTGCCTGAAGGCGGCCAACCTGCCCGCGGGCGTCAAGTTCCGCGCCAACCCCTACGCGGACGTGCCGCGCGGCCCCGCCGAGCAGAAGGCCTGTGCGGGCGACACCCGCCCCACCTTCTTCATCGGTGTCGATACCAACCAGAACGCGCTGGGCGACTTCGACAAGAACCCCGCCACCCTCAACCACGGCCTGACCAGCATGGTCAAGCGGGTGGACAACGCCGTGTACGCGGTGATCAAGGACGTGGCCGAGGGCCGTCCCTGGCGTTCGGGCGACCGCTCCTTCGGCCTGAGCAACGGCGGCATTTCCCTGGCGACCGACCAGTACAACAAGGCGCTGATCCCGGACGACCTCCAGAACAGCCTGAAAAAGCTCGAAGGCCTGATCGTCAGCGGGACGGTCAAGGTTCCGGCGAAGTGA